Proteins from a genomic interval of Lolium perenne isolate Kyuss_39 chromosome 1, Kyuss_2.0, whole genome shotgun sequence:
- the LOC127294989 gene encoding putative pentatricopeptide repeat-containing protein At3g23330 — translation MRPLPAFVAGRLAAVRADPCGVPLPVFNSLLSAVASSHSHLPLHLFRRLLLPRRRPDAFTLSSLASSFLQLVSSRSHAAASLHAFSLRLGLLHADPVLTNSILLLYLRFSHSVTNALHLFDEMPVRTASTYNTLISYSPPDASDIWPLVRHMVTHDGLTPDRFTLSALLSSSSMSQHHGRELHCFAIKAGMCSDTDFHVTSGLVSMYCRVRQPRLARRVFDRMQRRNVVSWTAMVGGYAENGMFQDAVNAFRSMWLIDAILPNRIALISVLSACSGGLMGGLAQGKQVHGFALRMGLYGEMSLNNALIDMYAKGGALRYARRVFDDNTWRKDIISWGSMLLGYGLHGMGAEAVALFHRMRASGVKPDSIIGLGVLSACSRAGLVLEGLEIYNSLLKDHKVQPTQEMSACVVDLLGRSGLIHHALDFIKSMTVQPGPSVWGALLDASVIHSNKEAQDLACKSLLTMEQGSPSNLVLVSNLYANSGRWNIVEQVRAKIKQGTLKKTPGRSWAT, via the coding sequence ATGCGGCCACTCCCGGCGTTTGTGGCAGGTCGCCTCGCCGCCGTCCGCGCGGACCCCTGCGGCGTCCCGCTCCCCGTCTTCAACTCCCTACTCTCCGCCGTCGCCTCCTCCCACTCCCATCTCCCGCTCCACCtcttccgccgcctcctccttcctcgccgcCGTCCGGACGCCTTCACACTATCCTCCCTCGCCTCCTCCTTCCTACAACTCGTCTCCTCCCGCTCCCACGCCGCCGCTTCTCTCCACGCCTTCTCCCTCCGCCTCGGTCTCCTACACGCCGACCCCGTCCTCACCAACTCCATCCTCCTTCTCTACCTCCGCTTCTCCCACAGCGTCACCAACGCGCTCCacctgttcgacgaaatgcccgTCCGCACCGCATCCACTTACAACACGCTTATCTCCTACTCCCCACCAGACGCTTCCGATATCTGGCCCTTGGTGCGTCACATGGTCACACACGACGGGCTCACCCCGGACAGGTTCACGCTCTCGGCGCTTCTCTCTTCATCATCCATGTCCCAGCACCATGGCCGGGAACTGCACTGCTTCGCTATCAAGGCTGGGATGTGCAGCGATACTGATTTCCACGTTACCAGCGGGCTCGTCTCCATGTACTGCAGGGTTCGCCAGCCACGCCTTGCACGGCGGGTTTTCGACAGGATGCAGCGCAGAAATGTCGTTTCCTGGACAGCGATGGTGGGAGGGTATGCGGAGAATGGAATGTTTCAGGATGCAGTCAATGCTTTCCGATCAATGTGGCTCATCGATGCTATTCTGCcaaacaggattgccttgatcagtGTACTCTCTGCTTGTAGCGGCGGCCTCATGGGGGGCTTGGCACAGGGTAAGCAAGTGCACGGTTTCGCACTGAGGATGGGGCTATATGGGGAGATGTCTCTCAACAATGCTCTCATTGACATGTATGCAAAGGGCGGAGCCTTGCGTTATGCAAGGCGTGTCTTCGACGATAATACTTGGCGCAAAGATATCATCTCATGGGGTTCAATGCTACTGGGTTACGGCCTTCACGGTATGGGTGCAGAAGCAGTTGCGCTGTTTCATCGTATGCGTGCTTCTGGGGTTAAGCCAGATAGCATAATTGGCCTGGGCGTGCTTTCAGCTTGCTCCAGGGCGGGCTTGGTGTTGGAGGGACTCGAGATATACAACTCCCTGCTCAAGGATCACAAAGTTCAACCAACCCAGGAGATGTCTGCCTGTGTAGTTGATTTACTCGGACGTTCTGGGCTCATTCACCATGCCTTGGACTTTATCAAGTCAATGACCGTGCAACCAGGACCTAGTGTTTGGGGAGCACTTCTGGATGCCTCTGTTATTCACAGTAACAAAGAAGCTCAAGATttggcttgcaaatctcttctaacaaTGGAACAAGGAAGTCCATCAAATCTTGTCTTAGTATCTAACCTATATGCCAATTCTGGTAGGTGGAATATTGTTGAACAAGTGAGGGCAAAGATTAAACAGGGCACATTGAAGAAAACACCTGGGCGTAGTTGGGCAACATAG